The genomic window CCTCACATCGATCGTCAATTCTTTTATTATCGCTATAGTGACAACTGTGCTGTCGTTGTTGGTTTGTATTCCAGCAGCTTATGCTCTATCGAGATATCAGTTTACGGGTAAAAAAGTCGTTATGTTTTCTTATCTTCTTACAAACGCGTTTCCAAAGATGGGCCTTTATGTATCCATGGGGATATTGTTTTACAAGTTTGATTTGATGGGTACGTTTGCTGGTGTTGTCATCGTCCATATGATTAATACACTGATGTTTATGGTGTGGTTACCAATGGGGGCTTTCCGAAACATTCATGTCCAACAAGAAGAGGCTGCAAGGGACGTCGGAGCAAGACCATTTCAAACCTTTATGAAAATCACTTTGCCTTTAGCGATGCCAGGTATAGCAGTTGCTGCAATTTTTACTTTTTTAGGATCGCTTCAGGAATCAGAAGGAACGCTTCTTGTCGGTTTTCCTGAAATCAATACGATGGCGACAGAGATGTATGGCATTATTTTGGAATATCCAGCAACAGCGGGCTCAGTATTTGCTTTGATTTTACTTGTTCCGACATTGATCATTATTTCATTTTTTAGACGTTTCATCGATCCTAATTCGATCACTGGAGGAATGAAGAAATAGAAAGGAGCAATTCAATGGCGTATGCAATACCAAAAGTCCAAATTCGTGACGTCACAAAAAATACCCCAATGGAGATGGAATAGAAAACATCCATCTCGATATTCATGAAGGCGAAATTCTCACCTTACTTGGTCCGTCAGGGTGTGGAAAAACAACCCTTTTACGAATTATCGGCGGATTTAATGATGTCAATCAGGGACAGGTGATGATTGGTAAAGAAAATATCCTTCATTTACCTCCTGAACAACGGCAGACGGCTATGGTTTTCCAAAGCTATAATTTGTGGCCGCATATGACAGTGTATGAGAACTTAGCTTTTGGCCTCAAGTTGCGCAAGAAACCAAAGGCGCAGATTAAAGAAGAAATTACAAACATCATGAAAATGATCAGAATAGAAGGTTATGAGAAGAAATATCCGAGCCAGCTATCAGGTGGTCAGCAGCAGAGGGTTGCAATCGCGAGAGCCTTGCTTTTAGAACCGGAAGTATTACTGCTTGATGAACCTTTTTCAGCGCTTGATGCAAAGATTCGGATGCAAATGCGCGAGGAATTAAAAAGAATTCAATCTGACATGAACATCACCGTCGTTTTTGTAACGCATGATCAAGAAGAAGCGATGTCTCTGTCTCACCGAATTGTCGTCATGGATAAAGGGCATATAGCACAAATCGGAACACCAACAGATATTTACGATCACCCAGTCTCAAAGTATGTTGCATCGTTTATTGGTGAAATGAACTTTATTGTTCAAGGTGGCGAAGAATTGGCATTTAGGCCAGAAAGTGTGATTATGCAACATAAAGATCAATCCGGTCAATACAAAGGGAGGATTGAAAGTTTGATGGTTCTTGGGCATTTCGTCAACATTAAAATTGACATTGGACATCAAATGATCAAAGCATATGTCCCACGATCTCATGACATGAATTTCACAGAAGGTATGGATGTTTCGTTTGATGTTGAGCAATACAAAACATTTACTAAAGGAGCATAATGATGAAAAAACCATTTGCGGTCGCTTTATCTGTATTATTATCCGGAAGCATTTTGGCTGGCTGTGCCTCTGACGCTAGCAATGGCTCTAATGAAAAAGAAGTGATCACCGTTTGGTCAATGGGATCTAACAACATGAAAAATACTTACGAATTACTAAGAGATGAATTTAATGAAAGTTCGTATGGAGAGAAATATGTAATGGATGTTGAGTTTATTTCTTCAGGATCGGGCGCTCAAAGCTTGCAGGATCGTGTATTAGCAGCGAGTAAAGCAGGAGAAACAGAAACAAACTTCGATATTATTGAAGTATCTGACCAAGCTCTTGATGCATTTCTTGACGAAGGAGGAGACGACTTTTTTAGAGCCATTGACCCTGGGAAAATATCAAACTATGAAAATCTTGAAGTCGACTCTTTTTATGGTCAGGATGTCATGGTTCCCTACCGCGGAACAACTGTTGTGTTAGCGTATAACTCAGAAACAGTTCCTAATCCACCGAAAACAACGGATGAACTTATGGCATGGATTAAAGAAAATCCTGGTCGATTCGCTTACAATACCCCGGGAACAGGTGGCGCAGGCGGTTCCTTTGTCACGACAACTGTATATAACAATTTGCCAGAGGAAGCACTGACATCTTCGGATCAAAAATGGATAGAAGAATGGCAAGCTGGCTTCAAGACGTTATCAGAGTTACATCCACACATGTACCAGTCAGGTGGAAAAACGGTGTATCCCAACAAAAACCAGGGGACGCTTGACCTCCTTGCATCAAAATCTATTGATATGACACCAGCATGGGTAGATCAGATCGTTAACCAAAAAAATACCGGGATTCTACCTGATTCTATTGAAATGGTGCAAATTGAGCCAGCATTCACAGGGAACTTAGCGTCTCTGGCTTTGCCAACAATCGGTACAGAAAGTGATGGTGTCTATGCGGTATTAGACTTCATGCTTTCGCAAGAAGCGCAAACAATTTTATTGGACGAAATGGGTGCTTTCCCGGTTGTAGATCCATCAAGTATTGATTCTAAAAATGCTGACATGCTTGCTGGATTTAATATCGATACGTTCAGAACATCAAGATTAGGCTCTCTTGGTATGGAATTAGTGGAAAAGTGGGATAAAGAAATCGCAACATTGGAGTAATCGATATAGGGAAAGGTAGATGTTATGTTAAAGAAATGGAGGCCTTATCTTCTCATTCTTCCATCCATCGTTGTTGTCATTCTTTTTGTGATATATCCAATCATCAACGCGGTCATTCGCAGTTTTAGTCATTCGGAAAATGGATCGTTTACATTTGACAATTATTCCTATTTCTTTACCGATCCGATTCAGTTAGAAAATATTGTTTATACGATATACATTGCAGTAGCGACTGTCATTTTCACGTTACTCATCGCTTATCCATTTTCGATGTATTTAAGATTTAGCCAAACGAAAATTAGCAAGTTAGCTTTTAAACTCATTTTTGTTCCATACTTAGTCCCTGCGATGGTTGCTGTTTATGCAGTGATGTTAGTTATTAATGATGCAGGTGTCATCAATCGGCTGAGTCAACTAATCGGTTTTGATCTCAAGCCAGGGTTCATTTACAATCATAAAGGGATTATTCTTATCAATTTATGGTTTAATATTCCGTTCGTTACGCTGATTATTACAGCAGCATTATCGGGTGTGAAAGATGCATTAATCGAAAGTGCGAGGGATGTTGGTGCAAAAAAGTTGACGATTTTTCGGAATGTTATTTTACCTTTGACATACAAAGATGCCCTACTGGCAGCCACCTTTGTGTTTATGAGCAATGTTGCTTCCTTTACAACGCCTTATCTTGTTGGCGGGAATGCTCCGAAGATGCTCGGGATCGCGCTATTCGATCAATTTAACGGGTATATGGCTTACGAGCGTGCAGCGGCACTATCTGTCATTATATTTTTGATTAGCTCAATTTCGGCAATCGTTTATATTTATTCAAATATGAAAGAGAGCCAATGGCAGCAGAAATAAGCAAAATAGCATTAATTTGTTTGAGCGGTTCAACGCCGCTCATTATTGAATAAGAAGGGGTAACCTATGATTGAACAACTATTAAGACGTGCAGAAGACATTGCTGTCGAGGCAGGGCAGTGGGTTGTCGAAAATAAGAAAAATTACAATAAGGTTGAATACAAAAAGAATCACTTAGATGTTGTCACAGCGATCGACGTATTAACCGAAAAAAAGATTATTGCAGCGATTAGGGAAAATTTCCCAACGCATCAGATCATCTCTGAAGAAAGTCAGTCCAGTGTTGAACGATTTTCTCTGATGGATGCAGACGACTATAGTTGGATTATTGATCCAATTGATGGGACAGTGAACTTTATTCACGACATTCCGCATTTTGCTGTATCTATTGGTATTGTAAAAAACGGTGAACCAATCGCCGGCGTAGTTTATGGACCTCAGCAAGGTGAGCTTTTCTCTGCGGCGCAAGGTAAAGGTGCATATTTGAATGGCAAGAAGCTTTCTGTATCAAGACGAACAATGAAAGAAAGTCTTGTGAATACTGGATATGCTTCAAAAGATTGGACAACGGATAGCCCTTTGCAATATGAGTTGAAAAAAATCTATGCGAAGTGTAGAAATATAAAAATCTCTGGATCAGCGAGCTTGGATTTAGCGTATGTCGCTAGTGGAAGAGTTGACGGATTTTGGCAAAGGAATCTATACCCATGGGATTTAGCGGCTGGTTCGCTGCTTGTCTCTGAAGCTGGAGGGCGCTTGTCTAATGTAGTAGGCGAAACGTTTGATATGAAAAAAGGTCACATTTTAGCCACCAATGGTGTCATTCATGATGAGTTAGTTACTATGTTACGTGAGGAGAATAATAGATGAGAGAGATTTTTCAAGCTAAGCAGTCACCCCTTGTTGGAGCGCATCGAGGAGCTTCACACTACTATCCAGAAAATACGATGCTGTCTTTTCAAAAAGCAGTTGAGCTAGGGGCAGACTATATTGAACTTGATGTCCATTTAACGAAGGATAATATCCCTGTCATTATGCATGATGCGAATTTGGAAAGAACCTCGGACGGCAAAGGACGAATTAAAGACTTTACCGTGGAAGAATTAAAGCAATTAGATGTTGGGCGATGGTTTGGCGAAGAATTTGCCGGTCAACGTATTCCAACTCTTCACGAAGTATTATCGTGGTCAAAGGGGCGAACCGGTGTCAGTATTGAAATTAAGCAAATTGAAGAAAGATATGACAATCTAGAGCAGCGGATTTTAGACGTCATCTACGATACAAATACAATGGATCAAGTTCAAGCAATGTCTTTTAATCATAACTCGATTAAGAAAATAAAGGAATTAGACAATCGGATCTTTGCGGGTATCATTCTATTTGCTGAGTTATATGATCCTATTCGTGTTGCGCAGCAAATGAAAGTCGATTTTTATAATACACCTTGGTTATTTCATACGATCGAACAAATTCGTCAGCTCCATGAAGCAGGGTTCGTCGTTTGTGGAGGTCATAATGATCAACCTGAGAAATGGGTAGAGATGCAAGAGTGGGGAATAGATATGGCTGAAACGAATATGCCTGATGTCATGAAGGCACAAACAAAAGAAAAAAGACAATTTGACATCATAGTAAAATAAAGAAGAGCCTTTTGAGTCGAGCAACGTCCTTTAGTTAAAGATTAATAAACGCCGAGTGTCGTTATTTAGCTACGAGATTCGGTTTTTGCTTTAGTTATACGTGTTAAATTACTATATTAAGAGAGATGTCATTGAATAACGAAAGAGTGAAGAGAGATGAAGCCGAGTTATCTAAGAATCAGTGAACAATTAGATCAATATATTAAAGATGGCATTTTTAAAAAAGGTGAAAAGCTTCCTTCAGAGATTGAAATGGCGAGCAATTTTGGCGTTTCAAGAGAGACTTTTCGTTCCGCTGTTAAAGTGCTTGAGCGAGAAGGAAAGCTGTTTGTTAAGCACGGTGCTGGAACGTTCGTCGTCAACCCTTTACCAAACATTGAGAATAATATTGAAACCTTGCAAAGTATTACGGACATGATTCAATCGGCAGGACTGAAGGAAGGAGAGAAACGTGAATCGATCAGTCTCGAACCATGCAATCAAGAATGGGCGGATAAATTGTGCTTGTCTGAGGGTACGCCCGTCATTGTAAATAAACGAACGCGGATGGCTGAAGATGTTCCTGTTGTTGTTTCGATAAACATTATTCCAGAGCAATTTGTTGGAGAAGAGTTTATTCAGCAAGAAGAACTCGGTTCTTTGTTTCAATATTTTGAAGAGCAACGGGGAATTTATATTTCACGTACGGATGTAGAGTTAAATGTGCCCTTGCATACAGATAGAAATTGTCAAAAACTATTAGTCTATCCAGAAACAACCGTTTTAATGTTAAAACAGTTGCATTATGACATTCTCAATGAACCTTTAATGTATTCTATGGACTACTTTCGTACGGATGTTTTTACATTTACGATGAGACGGGCTCGTGGCTGAGGTGTTGTATGGTATTGCAAGTGTCTTTAGAGCGTAAAGAAAGTGATTCACCACTTTCTCTACGCTTTTTTTTGAGAAAGCTTAACTCTGCTCTGATTTTTCGAAAAAGATGAAAGATGCCACCAGTTTTCTGCTTACAGCTTTTAAATAGCAAAAAACTGTTGACCTGAAACGCGTTTCATAAAATATGATTTAAGCGAGGTGTTGGAAGTATTTTCATTTAAAGTAAGCTAAATGGAGAAAGGGAGCTGGTGAAATGAGAAATGCAGGGAACAAAGGGAATCACGATGCATTAGTCATCAGGCAGTCCTTGAACAAACGGTCAAACGACAAGCCTTTACGCGTTTTAAGTGAAGAAGATTGGACATTCTGGCAGGAGAATGGCTACGTCATTGTCCGAAATGCTGTTCCGAAAGAACATATTGCGCGCTTAAAAAAGCTGATTTGGGAATTTGATGAAAAAGATCCGCATGACCCATCAACTTGGTATGCGCCGCCGCGTGCAGAGATGAAAATGGAAGAGCTACAGGGAACTGGAATGGTGGAAATGTACAATCACCAATATTTGTGGGATAACCGAATGTATCCAAAAGTTTATGACGCTTTCGTTGACATTTGGGGCACTGAGGAGCTTTGGACGAGTATCGACCGCTGTAATTTAAATATGCCGAGGAAGGGTGATCATCAGCCACAAGGATTTATCCATTGGGATATAGATACGAGTAAAAGCCCACTCCCGCAAAACGTTCAAGGTGTTTTGTCCTTAGTCGACACGACTGAGGAAATGGGGGGGTTTCAGTGTATTCCTGAATTGTTCCGAGATTTTCCTAACTGGGTAAAAAGTCAACCAGCTGACCGTGATCCTTATCACCCTGATACAACTGGATATGAGCCGACGAAAGTCATTCAAAAGGAAGGCGATCTGCTCATTTTTCATTCGATGCAGCCTCATGGAATACGGCCTAATTTCTCCGATAAACCAAGAATAGCCCAGTACATTTCAATGTACCCTGCGCAGGAAGAGAACGAGTCTCTCAAGGCAGAGAGGATCAAATCTTGGCGCGACCGTATTCCTCCGCAAGGAGACGCTTTCCCTGGTGATCCACGGAAATGGGAGCAACTCAAATACCCTCGTGCTCAATTAAATGAATTAGGAGAAAAGTTATTAGGGTTAAAAAGCTGGCGAGAGGAAGCTAGATCAAAATAGCTTCTAGCAGTGTAGACAAAGTGGGTTGTGCCGCTTGTCTACACTCTTTTATCTCTTATCTCTAACAAAAGCGATGGATCAAATGTTTACAAATC from Litoribacterium kuwaitense includes these protein-coding regions:
- a CDS encoding ABC transporter permease, producing MRYLNPKRFYFAVGRRKFLEFILFTMFLLFFYAPLLNTFMLAFADVYQAPAVIPQKFGFQWWEFVLSKESLLTSIVNSFIIAIVTTVLSLLVCIPAAYALSRYQFTGKKVVMFSYLLTNAFPKMGLYVSMGILFYKFDLMGTFAGVVIVHMINTLMFMVWLPMGAFRNIHVQQEEAARDVGARPFQTFMKITLPLAMPGIAVAAIFTFLGSLQESEGTLLVGFPEINTMATEMYGIILEYPATAGSVFALILLVPTLIIISFFRRFIDPNSITGGMKK
- a CDS encoding ABC transporter ATP-binding protein — its product is MHLDIHEGEILTLLGPSGCGKTTLLRIIGGFNDVNQGQVMIGKENILHLPPEQRQTAMVFQSYNLWPHMTVYENLAFGLKLRKKPKAQIKEEITNIMKMIRIEGYEKKYPSQLSGGQQQRVAIARALLLEPEVLLLDEPFSALDAKIRMQMREELKRIQSDMNITVVFVTHDQEEAMSLSHRIVVMDKGHIAQIGTPTDIYDHPVSKYVASFIGEMNFIVQGGEELAFRPESVIMQHKDQSGQYKGRIESLMVLGHFVNIKIDIGHQMIKAYVPRSHDMNFTEGMDVSFDVEQYKTFTKGA
- a CDS encoding extracellular solute-binding protein → MKKPFAVALSVLLSGSILAGCASDASNGSNEKEVITVWSMGSNNMKNTYELLRDEFNESSYGEKYVMDVEFISSGSGAQSLQDRVLAASKAGETETNFDIIEVSDQALDAFLDEGGDDFFRAIDPGKISNYENLEVDSFYGQDVMVPYRGTTVVLAYNSETVPNPPKTTDELMAWIKENPGRFAYNTPGTGGAGGSFVTTTVYNNLPEEALTSSDQKWIEEWQAGFKTLSELHPHMYQSGGKTVYPNKNQGTLDLLASKSIDMTPAWVDQIVNQKNTGILPDSIEMVQIEPAFTGNLASLALPTIGTESDGVYAVLDFMLSQEAQTILLDEMGAFPVVDPSSIDSKNADMLAGFNIDTFRTSRLGSLGMELVEKWDKEIATLE
- a CDS encoding ABC transporter permease — protein: MLKKWRPYLLILPSIVVVILFVIYPIINAVIRSFSHSENGSFTFDNYSYFFTDPIQLENIVYTIYIAVATVIFTLLIAYPFSMYLRFSQTKISKLAFKLIFVPYLVPAMVAVYAVMLVINDAGVINRLSQLIGFDLKPGFIYNHKGIILINLWFNIPFVTLIITAALSGVKDALIESARDVGAKKLTIFRNVILPLTYKDALLAATFVFMSNVASFTTPYLVGGNAPKMLGIALFDQFNGYMAYERAAALSVIIFLISSISAIVYIYSNMKESQWQQK
- a CDS encoding inositol monophosphatase family protein codes for the protein MIEQLLRRAEDIAVEAGQWVVENKKNYNKVEYKKNHLDVVTAIDVLTEKKIIAAIRENFPTHQIISEESQSSVERFSLMDADDYSWIIDPIDGTVNFIHDIPHFAVSIGIVKNGEPIAGVVYGPQQGELFSAAQGKGAYLNGKKLSVSRRTMKESLVNTGYASKDWTTDSPLQYELKKIYAKCRNIKISGSASLDLAYVASGRVDGFWQRNLYPWDLAAGSLLVSEAGGRLSNVVGETFDMKKGHILATNGVIHDELVTMLREENNR
- a CDS encoding glycerophosphodiester phosphodiesterase, which codes for MREIFQAKQSPLVGAHRGASHYYPENTMLSFQKAVELGADYIELDVHLTKDNIPVIMHDANLERTSDGKGRIKDFTVEELKQLDVGRWFGEEFAGQRIPTLHEVLSWSKGRTGVSIEIKQIEERYDNLEQRILDVIYDTNTMDQVQAMSFNHNSIKKIKELDNRIFAGIILFAELYDPIRVAQQMKVDFYNTPWLFHTIEQIRQLHEAGFVVCGGHNDQPEKWVEMQEWGIDMAETNMPDVMKAQTKEKRQFDIIVK
- a CDS encoding GntR family transcriptional regulator, with the translated sequence MKPSYLRISEQLDQYIKDGIFKKGEKLPSEIEMASNFGVSRETFRSAVKVLEREGKLFVKHGAGTFVVNPLPNIENNIETLQSITDMIQSAGLKEGEKRESISLEPCNQEWADKLCLSEGTPVIVNKRTRMAEDVPVVVSINIIPEQFVGEEFIQQEELGSLFQYFEEQRGIYISRTDVELNVPLHTDRNCQKLLVYPETTVLMLKQLHYDILNEPLMYSMDYFRTDVFTFTMRRARG
- a CDS encoding phytanoyl-CoA dioxygenase family protein, yielding MRNAGNKGNHDALVIRQSLNKRSNDKPLRVLSEEDWTFWQENGYVIVRNAVPKEHIARLKKLIWEFDEKDPHDPSTWYAPPRAEMKMEELQGTGMVEMYNHQYLWDNRMYPKVYDAFVDIWGTEELWTSIDRCNLNMPRKGDHQPQGFIHWDIDTSKSPLPQNVQGVLSLVDTTEEMGGFQCIPELFRDFPNWVKSQPADRDPYHPDTTGYEPTKVIQKEGDLLIFHSMQPHGIRPNFSDKPRIAQYISMYPAQEENESLKAERIKSWRDRIPPQGDAFPGDPRKWEQLKYPRAQLNELGEKLLGLKSWREEARSK